In the genome of Candidatus Bathyarchaeota archaeon, one region contains:
- a CDS encoding 4Fe-4S binding protein — protein sequence MVEIKVDAEKCTGCGTCVDTCPVGVYEIRNGKSVPVKVDECLICRACETQCPENAIQVIE from the coding sequence ATGGTTGAGATTAAGGTTGATGCTGAAAAATGCACTGGCTGCGGAACATGTGTAGACACGTGTCCAGTCGGAGTCTATGAAATCAGAAATGGAAAATCTGTTCCAGTAAAGGTTGATGAATGCTTAATATGTAGGGCCTGTGAAACTCAGTGTCCTGAGAACGCGATACAAGTGATTGAGTAA
- the purB gene encoding adenylosuccinate lyase gives MPVLPIDTGRYGTPEMISVFEEENYVQKLLDVEAALAWAHGQVGTIPREDVEKIVEMASTKFVKLERIKEIEKEIKHDIMSVVRAFAEVCGPSGAYIHLGATSYDIVDTARALQLRDAINIIGKKLDDLELVLVKAADRYKRTVMMGRTHGQHALPITFGLKLAVWMREVSRHIQRLMECKRRVLVGKMTGAVGTQAGFGPHAMEIQRLVMERLGLSSVEVSTQIVQRDRHAELILLLANIASTLDKFATEIRELQRTEIAEVFEPFEEERQVGSSAMPHKRNPELCERICGLAKVMRGLVIPALENVVTWHERDLTQSSAERFIIPEACIITDYMLHLMIKIISGLRVDEDRMRRNIDITEGRTMSESVLMALVRKGMDRQKAHELVRRLTFKSIAEKTSLEQVLLQDEEVRSRLSPEEIEEALDPMNYLGTSVMQVEKAIEKTLAERRERGLEA, from the coding sequence ATGCCCGTCTTACCAATTGACACTGGGCGATATGGGACACCGGAGATGATTTCGGTTTTCGAGGAGGAGAATTACGTCCAAAAGCTACTTGATGTGGAAGCCGCCCTTGCATGGGCGCATGGGCAGGTTGGAACGATTCCACGTGAAGACGTTGAGAAAATTGTCGAAATGGCTTCAACTAAATTCGTGAAGCTCGAGAGGATTAAGGAGATTGAGAAGGAGATTAAACATGACATAATGTCGGTTGTACGTGCCTTTGCAGAGGTTTGCGGGCCTAGCGGCGCATATATTCATCTTGGGGCAACAAGCTATGACATTGTTGATACTGCGAGGGCGCTTCAGCTAAGGGATGCTATAAACATTATAGGTAAGAAGCTTGACGATCTAGAACTTGTCTTAGTTAAGGCGGCTGACCGATATAAGCGCACTGTCATGATGGGTAGAACACATGGTCAACATGCTCTGCCAATCACTTTTGGGCTTAAGCTCGCCGTATGGATGAGAGAGGTATCGAGGCACATACAGAGGCTCATGGAATGCAAGAGGAGGGTTCTTGTAGGCAAGATGACCGGTGCTGTTGGGACGCAGGCTGGATTCGGCCCTCATGCAATGGAGATCCAGAGGCTTGTAATGGAGAGGCTGGGATTGAGTTCTGTTGAAGTTTCAACGCAGATTGTCCAGAGAGACCGTCACGCCGAGCTCATCTTACTCCTGGCAAACATAGCCTCAACACTTGACAAGTTTGCAACCGAGATCCGAGAGCTCCAGCGGACCGAGATAGCCGAGGTTTTTGAGCCATTTGAGGAGGAGAGACAGGTTGGCAGTTCAGCTATGCCCCACAAGAGGAATCCTGAACTATGTGAGAGGATATGCGGACTTGCAAAGGTCATGCGGGGGCTGGTTATACCTGCCTTGGAGAATGTGGTTACATGGCATGAAAGAGACCTCACCCAGTCCTCTGCTGAGAGGTTCATAATACCTGAAGCCTGCATCATTACCGATTACATGCTGCATCTGATGATCAAAATTATTTCAGGTCTTCGCGTTGATGAGGATAGAATGAGGAGGAATATTGACATTACTGAGGGCAGAACTATGTCCGAGTCGGTTTTGATGGCTCTTGTGAGGAAGGGTATGGATAGGCAGAAGGCGCATGAACTGGTCCGCAGACTAACCTTTAAGAGTATAGCGGAGAAGACAAGTCTAGAGCAGGTTCTATTGCAGGATGAGGAGGTGCGCAGTCGCCTGTCACCTGAAGAAATAGAAGAGGCACTTGATCCCATGAATTACCTTGGAACATCTGTTATGCAGGTTGAAAAAGCAATAGAGAAAACATTGGCGGAGAGAAGGGAGAGGGGATTAGAGGCATAA
- the secY gene encoding preprotein translocase subunit SecY, with translation MTSKFLNAFRPLIVLVPEVKAPERRVGLTEKILWTALAVIIYLIMSEVPLYGLSGATGEGLIYYRVIFASTRGTLMELGIGPIVTAGLILQMLAGSGIINVDFSNPEDRSLFTGASKVFSLFFTAFQASAYLLGGFYGTLNQKQAIVIFFQLLFAGLILMLLDEMIQKGWGIGSGISLFILAGVAQRIMLDSFSIIEVGGTEEPVRRYGIISALIQSLVTGGSLQHLVLSPSGYPSIVGLLTTVGIFLFVIYAQGIRVELPIAHASFRGFRGRYPISLLYVSNLPVIFASALFGNIYVWSQLLWSHFRDSEWAPLINVLGKFTIKDGDLIPTDGLAYYVTAPTRGFLEVIENPLRYIVYAIFLIAFCILFSYIWLQVGGIDPRTIAKQLVDSGMQIPGFRRSDRTVEVVLKRYIPTVTILGGLIVGLLAALADFFGAFGTGTGILLSVGIVYQIYQQLMREQIEEMYPVLRRFLGG, from the coding sequence TTGACTAGCAAGTTCCTAAACGCTTTCAGGCCCCTCATAGTTTTGGTTCCGGAGGTTAAAGCGCCCGAGAGAAGGGTGGGTCTCACCGAGAAAATACTGTGGACGGCGCTTGCGGTAATAATATACCTTATTATGAGCGAAGTTCCGCTTTATGGTTTATCCGGCGCGACAGGTGAAGGTCTCATCTACTATAGGGTGATATTCGCCTCAACTAGAGGAACATTAATGGAGCTTGGGATCGGCCCCATCGTAACTGCGGGTCTCATACTACAAATGTTAGCCGGATCGGGCATCATAAATGTTGACTTTTCAAACCCGGAGGACCGCTCCCTATTCACTGGTGCAAGCAAAGTCTTCTCCCTATTCTTCACAGCATTTCAGGCCTCAGCCTACCTATTGGGCGGTTTCTACGGCACCCTAAACCAAAAGCAGGCAATCGTAATCTTCTTCCAACTGCTATTCGCTGGGCTAATCCTAATGCTGCTAGACGAAATGATCCAGAAAGGTTGGGGTATTGGAAGCGGAATCAGCCTCTTCATACTCGCTGGTGTGGCCCAGAGAATAATGCTTGACTCCTTCTCGATAATAGAGGTTGGCGGAACAGAAGAGCCGGTCAGACGATACGGCATCATATCGGCTCTGATACAATCATTGGTAACGGGTGGGTCCCTTCAGCACCTCGTTCTCAGCCCCAGCGGTTACCCCAGCATAGTAGGCCTACTAACAACTGTAGGTATCTTCCTCTTTGTTATATACGCGCAGGGTATAAGGGTTGAACTTCCTATAGCTCACGCCTCATTCCGAGGCTTCAGAGGGAGATACCCAATCAGCCTACTCTATGTTTCAAACCTTCCAGTCATCTTCGCATCAGCCCTCTTCGGAAACATCTACGTCTGGTCCCAGCTCCTTTGGAGCCACTTCAGGGACAGCGAGTGGGCACCATTAATCAACGTGCTGGGCAAGTTCACAATTAAGGATGGAGACCTAATTCCCACAGACGGCCTTGCATATTATGTCACAGCGCCGACACGTGGCTTCCTAGAAGTAATTGAGAATCCACTTAGATACATCGTATACGCAATCTTCTTAATCGCCTTCTGCATACTATTCTCATACATATGGCTTCAGGTAGGAGGCATAGATCCGAGAACAATCGCAAAGCAGCTTGTAGATTCGGGGATGCAGATACCAGGATTCAGGCGATCGGACAGAACAGTGGAGGTCGTACTAAAGCGGTATATTCCAACAGTGACTATATTGGGCGGATTGATCGTTGGGTTGCTGGCCGCCTTAGCCGACTTCTTCGGCGCTTTCGGCACTGGGACGGGGATACTGCTCTCCGTTGGGATAGTCTATCAAATCTACCAGCAGCTAATGAGGGAGCAGATTGAAGAGATGTATCCGGTCCTGAGAAGATTCTTAGGTGGCTGA
- a CDS encoding histone deacetylase: protein MRVTSIIYDGKYVEHKTSLGHPESPERLRAIENGLKTANILGAETIQVIKPRYASIEDLQLIHTSDYVEYVKQLSMSGGGILDQETETIVSPETFNVARLAAGGALEAVDMVMRGDARNAFVISRPPGHHAGRNYGLGFCIFNNVAIAAAHLLRNFGLTRVLIVDIDAHHGNGTQEVFYNTDNVLYLSLHQDPGRFPGVGFLEEVGEGKGIGYNVNIPLPFGTGDLVYWKAFKTVVAPIAIQYEPQFILVSAGFDSYYRDRIGELSLSAQIFPKLFQFLMELAERFCSGRLVAVLEGGYTLSFLRRIVPAVISRMCGLWMNIRESRPPINPQTQRKAEKILEDVKKVQSRFWKME, encoded by the coding sequence ATGAGGGTTACATCAATCATTTACGACGGGAAATACGTTGAACATAAGACGAGCCTTGGGCATCCTGAATCCCCGGAAAGATTAAGAGCGATCGAAAATGGTCTAAAGACGGCCAACATTTTAGGGGCAGAAACAATCCAAGTCATCAAGCCGCGATACGCTAGCATAGAGGATCTTCAATTAATCCATACCTCTGATTATGTAGAGTATGTTAAACAGTTATCTATGTCAGGCGGCGGCATCCTTGACCAGGAGACGGAGACAATCGTCTCCCCTGAAACCTTCAATGTTGCAAGGTTGGCGGCTGGAGGTGCATTAGAGGCTGTTGACATGGTAATGAGGGGAGACGCTCGCAATGCCTTTGTGATCTCAAGACCGCCCGGGCATCATGCTGGACGAAACTATGGCCTAGGGTTCTGCATATTCAATAATGTCGCCATAGCCGCCGCCCACCTCTTAAGAAACTTCGGCCTAACCAGAGTCTTGATTGTCGACATTGATGCACATCATGGAAATGGGACCCAAGAGGTTTTCTATAACACGGACAATGTTCTCTACCTCAGTCTTCATCAAGACCCAGGCCGATTTCCAGGCGTAGGCTTCTTGGAGGAAGTTGGAGAGGGAAAAGGAATCGGATACAACGTGAACATTCCGCTCCCATTCGGAACAGGAGACCTCGTTTACTGGAAAGCATTCAAGACGGTTGTCGCCCCCATAGCTATACAGTATGAGCCGCAGTTTATCCTGGTATCCGCGGGTTTTGACAGCTACTACAGGGACAGAATTGGTGAGCTATCTTTGTCAGCCCAAATTTTTCCGAAACTTTTTCAATTTTTAATGGAATTGGCTGAGAGGTTTTGCTCGGGAAGGCTTGTGGCGGTTCTAGAGGGGGGATATACATTATCCTTTTTAAGGAGAATCGTTCCAGCGGTTATTTCAAGAATGTGCGGGCTGTGGATGAATATTCGGGAGTCACGTCCACCAATAAACCCGCAAACACAGAGAAAAGCTGAAAAAATTTTGGAGGATGTTAAAAAGGTTCAGTCAAGGTTCTGGAAGATGGAGTAA
- a CDS encoding cytidylate kinase family protein, with translation MTQDMPGPCVRKQMVICICGLAGSGKSTVAKRLAKHYGLKYYSGGDALKAIAAEMGYKVTRRGWWESSEGIRFIDERQRNLNLDRKVDEKLLEWARLGGVVLDSWAMPWLVKDGFKVWLEASEEERARRIAIRDGISVEEALKFLREKEEKTRAIYKELYGFSLGEDFTPFHLIIDVESLSKNEVFQAIRMVIDDLVLRRRQEKPDIRV, from the coding sequence TTGACACAAGATATGCCGGGTCCATGCGTAAGAAAGCAGATGGTTATTTGTATATGCGGACTAGCCGGATCTGGGAAGAGTACGGTTGCAAAGAGGCTTGCAAAACATTATGGGCTCAAGTATTACTCTGGCGGTGACGCATTAAAGGCGATAGCGGCTGAAATGGGTTATAAGGTGACCCGCAGAGGTTGGTGGGAGAGCTCAGAGGGAATAAGGTTCATCGATGAGAGACAAAGAAACCTAAATCTCGACAGGAAAGTCGATGAGAAACTGCTAGAGTGGGCTCGTCTGGGCGGAGTTGTGCTGGACAGTTGGGCCATGCCATGGCTTGTAAAAGACGGGTTCAAAGTTTGGCTGGAAGCCTCGGAAGAGGAAAGAGCCAGACGCATAGCGATAAGGGATGGTATAAGCGTTGAAGAAGCATTGAAGTTTCTCCGCGAGAAAGAGGAGAAGACCCGAGCAATTTACAAGGAACTCTACGGGTTCAGTCTCGGAGAAGACTTTACTCCCTTCCACCTAATAATAGATGTGGAATCGCTGAGCAAGAATGAAGTCTTTCAGGCAATCCGTATGGTCATCGACGATCTAGTTCTGAGGCGCAGGCAAGAAAAGCCAGACATCCGCGTATAA
- a CDS encoding EMC3/TMCO1 family protein — MSIAEQILIPPFSTLLILGVTFLLFLITMLVNRALMNPKQLAAWQDEINRFNAEKERAKKTGDKKLMSKVKKQEKIINQIESRRLKRQIIGSMTLASLYLSAWFLLFSIYGTVGVAYVPFWVPFISPFPPYPLQLFLWYIICSYFSSSILSRIFGLRTGLSMQPR, encoded by the coding sequence ATGTCGATAGCAGAGCAGATACTTATCCCGCCGTTTTCAACATTGCTTATACTCGGCGTGACTTTTCTCCTCTTCCTAATCACGATGCTGGTGAATCGAGCGCTCATGAATCCCAAACAGTTAGCAGCGTGGCAGGATGAGATTAACAGGTTTAACGCAGAAAAAGAGAGGGCTAAGAAGACTGGGGACAAGAAACTCATGTCAAAAGTTAAGAAACAGGAGAAAATTATCAATCAGATAGAGTCGAGAAGGCTTAAGCGTCAGATCATAGGATCCATGACGCTCGCATCGTTATATCTTAGCGCATGGTTCCTTCTTTTTTCCATTTATGGCACAGTCGGCGTTGCCTATGTTCCATTCTGGGTTCCCTTCATAAGCCCCTTCCCACCCTACCCATTGCAGCTATTTCTCTGGTATATTATATGCTCCTACTTTTCAAGTTCCATATTGAGCCGGATCTTTGGTCTTAGAACAGGGCTAAGCATGCAGCCAAGATAA
- a CDS encoding DUF2095 domain-containing protein, producing MRIEKERFKKMFPHLAEEMEKGEHSVTITSVKFNNEVAENAPSRMFEGYDPDVIDFLRRCDNEKQAEEIISYLEIKKEISEEYAERLRKQLKERGVRSFGPKKENDYYLKKAGY from the coding sequence ATGAGAATAGAAAAAGAGAGATTCAAGAAAATGTTTCCACATCTGGCCGAAGAGATGGAGAAGGGCGAGCATTCTGTCACCATAACGTCAGTCAAATTCAATAATGAAGTTGCGGAAAATGCTCCTTCCCGAATGTTTGAGGGCTATGACCCAGATGTTATCGATTTTCTTAGAAGATGCGACAACGAGAAGCAAGCCGAGGAAATAATATCCTATCTAGAGATAAAAAAGGAAATCAGTGAGGAGTATGCTGAGAGGTTGAGAAAGCAGCTCAAAGAAAGAGGTGTCAGAAGCTTTGGTCCCAAAAAAGAAAATGATTACTACTTGAAAAAAGCAGGCTACTAA
- a CDS encoding 30S ribosomal protein S5: protein MIRSEEKTERLEEWVPRTRLGRLVLEGKISSLEDLFAEGQMIREPQIVDLLVPNLEEEVINVSLVQKQTDAGEKSRFKAVVAVGNGNGCIGLGFGKAEQVRTAIENAAKDARLNITIVRRGCGSWECGCGQPHSLMFETSGKCGGVKIRIIPGPRGLGLVASETAKVILRLAGIKDCWTRSYGSTKTIPSFAYAVFDALKKTYSVVTPTDWV, encoded by the coding sequence TTGATTAGAAGCGAGGAAAAGACGGAGAGACTTGAAGAATGGGTTCCGCGTACTAGACTTGGAAGACTAGTTCTGGAGGGTAAGATCTCTTCGCTTGAGGACCTATTCGCTGAAGGACAGATGATCCGTGAACCCCAAATTGTCGATCTTCTTGTTCCCAATCTGGAGGAAGAAGTTATAAATGTAAGCCTCGTCCAAAAACAGACTGATGCAGGTGAAAAATCAAGGTTTAAGGCGGTCGTCGCCGTGGGGAATGGTAACGGCTGTATTGGATTGGGCTTTGGAAAAGCGGAGCAGGTTCGCACCGCAATAGAGAATGCGGCTAAGGATGCGAGGCTCAACATAACCATCGTAAGAAGAGGATGTGGGAGCTGGGAATGCGGATGTGGGCAACCCCACTCACTCATGTTTGAAACCTCTGGCAAATGTGGCGGTGTAAAGATTAGAATAATACCTGGACCTAGAGGCCTTGGGCTCGTAGCAAGCGAAACTGCCAAGGTGATTCTCAGGCTTGCAGGGATAAAAGACTGCTGGACTAGGAGCTATGGATCAACGAAGACAATTCCATCCTTTGCCTATGCAGTCTTTGATGCGCTGAAGAAGACATACAGCGTAGTCACTCCAACGGATTGGGTGTGA
- a CDS encoding 30S ribosomal protein S3ae — protein sequence MSKRGQVKDKWRNKKWYTVLTPPYFGNVEVGLIPSDEPEKLIGRVVECTLYDITEDFAHQYLKMYFQIVSVEGKQAFTIFKGHEYSRDYLRSLVRRKTTRVDGILNVTTKDGYRLRVSACAFTLSRIKTSQEREIRIIMRRIIEEKAVSLGFDQFVHEAVLGKMASDIYNEAKKIAPLRHVGIRKSKLISKPSLEPERKIELVAEAHAEAVE from the coding sequence ATGTCCAAAAGAGGACAAGTTAAGGACAAATGGCGTAACAAGAAGTGGTATACGGTACTCACCCCGCCATACTTTGGAAATGTTGAGGTCGGTTTAATACCTAGCGACGAGCCTGAAAAGCTGATAGGCAGAGTTGTAGAGTGCACCCTGTATGACATCACTGAAGATTTTGCCCATCAATATTTGAAGATGTATTTCCAGATAGTTTCGGTTGAGGGTAAACAGGCCTTCACAATCTTCAAGGGGCATGAGTATTCAAGAGATTACCTTAGAAGCTTGGTTAGAAGGAAGACAACGCGTGTTGACGGCATCCTCAATGTAACCACGAAGGACGGTTATAGACTGAGAGTTTCGGCATGCGCATTCACGCTAAGTAGAATAAAAACCTCGCAAGAAAGAGAGATACGCATAATTATGAGAAGAATTATAGAAGAGAAGGCAGTTTCGCTCGGCTTTGATCAGTTTGTTCATGAAGCTGTCTTAGGAAAAATGGCATCAGACATCTATAATGAGGCTAAAAAGATAGCGCCTCTCCGCCATGTCGGTATTAGAAAATCTAAGCTTATCTCTAAACCATCATTAGAGCCTGAGAGGAAGATCGAATTAGTTGCGGAGGCGCATGCTGAGGCAGTTGAATAA
- a CDS encoding 50S ribosomal protein L30 yields MEKGQRCIAVVRVRGQGDVRGEIEDTMRMLNLNRIYHATIIDDRPSYLGMLHKAQNYITWGEVSKETLSLLLSRRGRTLGNRKLTDEFLKTMGYNSIEDLAEDIYSLKVEFRKLEKVKPIFRLHPPRKGMRSSVKKSWKSGGATGYRGEAINDLLKRMM; encoded by the coding sequence TTGGAGAAGGGCCAACGATGCATAGCAGTGGTCAGAGTTCGCGGTCAAGGCGATGTGAGAGGTGAGATAGAGGATACGATGAGAATGCTTAATCTTAACCGCATCTATCATGCAACGATAATCGATGATAGGCCTTCATATCTTGGAATGCTTCATAAGGCCCAAAACTATATTACATGGGGAGAAGTTTCCAAGGAGACGCTTTCCCTGCTTCTGAGCCGGAGAGGTAGAACATTGGGGAACAGGAAGTTGACTGACGAATTCCTGAAGACTATGGGTTACAATTCTATTGAAGATCTTGCTGAAGACATTTACAGTTTGAAAGTTGAATTTAGAAAGCTTGAGAAGGTTAAACCTATATTTCGTCTTCATCCGCCAAGGAAGGGGATGCGGAGCTCAGTAAAAAAGAGCTGGAAGAGCGGAGGAGCAACTGGATATAGAGGTGAAGCCATAAACGATTTGCTCAAGAGGATGATGTAG
- a CDS encoding radical SAM protein, which produces MNSVPELNVVKKDWRKVDLKIALCYPNVYRAGMSGLTVRLLYGLINSREDVLCERFFMPTSDEPIRSLESNQPLKKFDVIAFTLQYEEDYPNVIRMLIESSIQPRRNRRSATDPIIIGGGPCATSNPEPLAEFFDLFLIGEAEPVIDILIDRIESWKDTKSGVEELADIKGVYVPEISNQTDRVWCRDFNSAFFPIEQQIPIVNEKSPYMTVFGKSFAIEPIRGCSRFCRFCLYSHISFPQRERSLEKVEEIIEEGIRRTPVDKVSLIGASIFNYKYLEDLCDYIVSSGLRLALPSIRPENVTEHLAKILRKGQQRNVTLAPDAATPKMQEIIGKRMSEADMVDAVKILLRHEIRRLKLYFIIGLPSEEREDVEAIAELSKKIADAGYGPKAVHISINPLIPKPHTPFQNENPPSVAYTRSVLRLLRAKLRGDRRITIECLDPRYAQIQSLLSLGDRRLGDVVELVARYGGGLGAWRRSLKTCGINLEKYLRDRNIDEYIPWKNINVGANIVK; this is translated from the coding sequence ATGAACTCTGTGCCTGAGCTTAATGTTGTAAAGAAGGACTGGAGAAAGGTTGACCTGAAGATTGCTCTATGCTACCCAAACGTGTATAGGGCGGGAATGAGTGGACTGACAGTTAGGTTGCTGTATGGGTTGATAAATAGCCGAGAGGATGTGTTATGCGAAAGGTTCTTCATGCCTACATCAGATGAGCCTATTAGAAGCCTAGAATCAAATCAACCCCTCAAAAAATTCGATGTAATCGCATTTACCCTGCAATATGAGGAGGATTATCCAAACGTCATTCGCATGCTCATTGAATCGTCAATTCAGCCACGCCGGAATAGGAGATCCGCTACTGACCCAATTATAATCGGAGGCGGACCTTGCGCAACTTCTAATCCGGAGCCGCTTGCAGAATTCTTCGACCTCTTCCTAATAGGCGAGGCTGAGCCCGTAATCGACATACTTATTGATAGAATAGAGTCCTGGAAAGACACGAAAAGCGGCGTCGAAGAATTAGCGGATATAAAGGGCGTATATGTGCCCGAGATTTCAAACCAAACTGATAGGGTGTGGTGCCGAGATTTTAATAGCGCTTTCTTTCCTATTGAACAGCAAATACCCATTGTGAATGAAAAGAGCCCTTACATGACAGTTTTCGGAAAATCCTTCGCAATCGAGCCTATAAGAGGCTGCAGCCGATTTTGCAGGTTTTGCCTTTACAGCCACATAAGCTTTCCTCAAAGGGAAAGAAGCCTAGAGAAGGTGGAGGAAATAATAGAAGAGGGGATACGCCGCACTCCTGTAGACAAAGTCTCATTGATCGGAGCCAGCATATTCAATTATAAATATTTGGAGGATCTCTGCGACTACATTGTATCTTCTGGGCTTAGACTTGCTCTCCCCTCCATACGTCCTGAGAATGTTACAGAACATTTGGCCAAGATTCTTAGAAAGGGTCAGCAGCGAAATGTAACACTTGCGCCAGACGCGGCTACGCCTAAAATGCAGGAGATAATAGGCAAGAGAATGAGTGAAGCGGATATGGTAGATGCCGTAAAAATATTGCTGCGCCATGAAATCAGACGTTTAAAGCTATACTTCATTATAGGATTGCCGTCTGAGGAGAGGGAAGACGTTGAAGCTATTGCTGAACTCTCTAAGAAGATTGCAGATGCTGGTTACGGTCCAAAAGCGGTTCACATAAGCATTAACCCATTGATCCCGAAGCCTCATACACCTTTTCAGAACGAAAATCCTCCGTCCGTTGCGTATACAAGAAGCGTTTTGAGACTGTTGAGAGCGAAGCTGAGGGGTGACAGGCGCATCACAATTGAGTGTTTGGATCCACGTTATGCCCAGATCCAGTCTCTCCTCAGCCTAGGCGATCGTAGGCTAGGTGATGTGGTGGAGCTCGTTGCTAGATATGGCGGCGGACTGGGCGCTTGGAGAAGATCCTTGAAGACTTGTGGAATAAATTTAGAAAAATATTTACGTGACAGGAATATTGACGAGTATATTCCATGGAAGAACATTAATGTGGGCGCAAATATTGTTAAATAA
- a CDS encoding 50S ribosomal protein L15 produces the protein MPHKLRKIRKMRGSRTCGYGRVGQHRKSGSKGQRRVGRHKHGWSYILRYEPDYFKKKKLKSLKKIEEKVLSLDDLQEIASRVLPKRASGVIIDLEDMGYTKLLGEGKITLPITVKIPSCSKTALKKIEEAGGKVLTDIEQNLDAGG, from the coding sequence TTGCCGCATAAGTTGCGTAAGATTAGGAAGATGCGTGGATCCAGAACATGCGGGTATGGGAGAGTGGGGCAGCATAGAAAAAGCGGGTCAAAGGGGCAGCGGAGGGTCGGAAGGCACAAACATGGATGGAGCTACATACTGAGATATGAACCAGATTATTTCAAGAAAAAGAAGCTGAAATCATTAAAGAAAATTGAGGAGAAAGTGTTAAGTTTAGATGACCTCCAAGAGATTGCGTCTAGGGTTCTGCCTAAAAGAGCATCGGGGGTCATCATTGATCTTGAGGATATGGGCTACACTAAACTCTTAGGCGAGGGAAAAATCACTCTGCCAATAACAGTTAAGATACCTTCCTGCTCTAAAACAGCACTAAAAAAGATAGAGGAGGCGGGCGGTAAAGTATTAACAGACATTGAACAAAACCTTGACGCAGGCGGATAA
- the serS gene encoding serine--tRNA ligase, whose protein sequence is MIDVKLIRTSPELVRANLMRRNDPEKLRLLDEFIERDREWRSLQTEINELRRRRNILDQQIAKLKKEGGDFTQLLKEADMIQDRIKELNTRVEETKRESRYLLMRIPNLLHESVPFGKDETENVEIRRWGSPPKFDFEPKNHLEIAKGLGLIDEERANKVAGTGFYYLKDELVLLDLAIQKFAIDFLMARGYTLIEPPYMLRREPYEGVTDLSDFETVMYKIEGEDHYLIATSEHPIAAMYMNETLDMDELPKKFVGISTNFRKEIGAHGKYTKGLFRMHQFNKIEQFIFCLPEQSWELHEELQRNCEELYQKLGLCYRVVNTCTGDIGSVAAKKYDVEVWMADGKFRESGSNSNCTDYQARRLNIKYREGPGKPPKGFVHTLNSTALATSRTMMAILEQYQLRDGSVIVPEVLRPYMNGIEILKRKK, encoded by the coding sequence ATGATTGATGTGAAGCTTATCAGGACTTCGCCTGAGCTCGTAAGAGCGAATTTGATGAGGAGAAATGACCCTGAGAAACTGCGCCTGCTAGACGAGTTCATAGAACGCGATAGAGAATGGAGATCCCTCCAGACTGAGATCAACGAGCTAAGAAGAAGAAGGAACATACTTGACCAGCAGATCGCAAAGTTAAAGAAAGAGGGGGGCGACTTCACTCAGCTTCTCAAGGAAGCAGACATGATCCAAGACAGGATAAAGGAACTCAACACTCGCGTTGAGGAAACAAAGCGAGAGTCAAGATACTTGCTTATGCGTATTCCAAACCTACTTCATGAGTCAGTTCCCTTCGGCAAAGATGAAACCGAGAACGTGGAGATTCGACGTTGGGGGTCGCCTCCTAAATTCGACTTCGAACCTAAGAATCACTTAGAAATAGCGAAGGGCCTGGGCTTGATCGATGAGGAAAGAGCCAATAAGGTTGCTGGTACAGGATTCTACTACTTGAAGGATGAATTGGTGCTGTTGGATCTTGCAATCCAAAAATTTGCAATAGATTTCTTGATGGCTCGCGGATACACTTTGATCGAGCCTCCCTACATGCTTAGAAGGGAACCTTATGAGGGGGTTACAGACCTTTCAGACTTTGAAACGGTAATGTATAAGATAGAAGGTGAGGATCACTACCTCATCGCAACCAGCGAACACCCAATCGCAGCAATGTATATGAATGAGACTTTAGACATGGATGAGCTGCCCAAAAAGTTCGTCGGGATCAGCACGAATTTCAGAAAGGAAATAGGGGCGCATGGAAAATACACTAAAGGATTGTTTCGAATGCACCAGTTCAACAAGATCGAGCAGTTCATCTTCTGCCTACCAGAGCAGTCTTGGGAACTTCACGAGGAACTCCAGCGGAACTGTGAGGAGCTATACCAGAAACTCGGGCTCTGTTACAGAGTTGTTAACACATGCACCGGGGATATTGGGTCGGTGGCCGCGAAGAAGTATGACGTTGAGGTTTGGATGGCAGATGGAAAGTTTAGAGAATCCGGCTCTAACTCCAACTGCACAGACTACCAAGCGAGACGCTTGAATATAAAATATAGAGAGGGGCCGGGCAAACCGCCCAAAGGGTTCGTGCACACATTGAATAGCACGGCATTAGCAACAAGCCGAACGATGATGGCCATTCTCGAGCAGTATCAATTAAGGGATGGTTCAGTAATTGTTCCAGAAGTTCTAAGACCGTACATGAATGGAATAGAAATTCTTAAGAGGAAAAAGTGA